The proteins below come from a single Agrococcus beijingensis genomic window:
- a CDS encoding ketopantoate reductase family protein produces the protein MAIDEVPARPERQRVAVIGAGAIGGTIAARLDAVGHDVTVTARGENLAAIRAHGLQLKGAFGQHTARVTALEALEVPPDVAILSTKATGTTAAIEASRQALDGVPLLVVQNGLGGDRLAARLLGHERVAGGIALMAANSMEPGIVTVTATGDTIVGGPEGARFAALLGEALPTSETPSIEGAQWTKLLINMVNAIPAIVGHSVQDVIRDPGLRRVMVASMRETARIGLAAGVRFQPLQGLTPLLVRVVAFAPHRIAQQVPLRIRDRLGDVPNLGSTQQSIRRGQPTEVDQINGAVADAAGRLGREAPVNAALVELVHEVERTDRFLPASVVRRLA, from the coding sequence ATGGCGATCGACGAGGTTCCCGCGCGGCCGGAGCGGCAGCGGGTGGCGGTCATCGGCGCGGGCGCGATCGGCGGCACGATCGCCGCCCGGCTGGATGCGGTGGGGCACGACGTGACCGTCACCGCGCGCGGCGAGAACCTGGCCGCGATCCGCGCGCACGGCCTGCAGCTCAAGGGCGCGTTCGGCCAGCACACCGCGCGCGTCACGGCGCTCGAGGCGCTGGAGGTGCCGCCCGACGTGGCGATCCTCTCGACCAAGGCGACCGGCACCACCGCGGCCATCGAGGCCAGCCGTCAGGCGCTCGACGGGGTGCCGCTGCTGGTGGTGCAGAACGGCCTCGGCGGCGACCGGCTCGCGGCCCGGCTGCTCGGGCACGAGCGGGTGGCGGGCGGCATCGCGCTGATGGCGGCGAACTCCATGGAGCCGGGCATCGTGACGGTGACCGCCACCGGCGACACGATCGTCGGCGGGCCGGAGGGCGCCCGCTTCGCGGCGCTGCTGGGCGAGGCGCTGCCGACCAGCGAGACGCCGTCGATCGAGGGCGCGCAGTGGACGAAGCTGCTCATCAACATGGTCAACGCGATCCCCGCGATCGTCGGGCACTCGGTGCAGGACGTCATCCGCGATCCCGGCCTGCGCCGCGTGATGGTCGCCTCGATGCGCGAGACCGCCCGCATCGGCCTCGCCGCGGGCGTGCGGTTCCAGCCGCTCCAGGGCCTCACGCCGCTGCTCGTGCGCGTCGTGGCGTTCGCGCCGCACCGCATCGCGCAGCAGGTGCCGCTGCGCATCCGTGACCGTCTCGGCGACGTGCCCAACCTCGGGTCGACCCAGCAGTCGATCCGCCGCGGGCAGCCGACCGAGGTCGATCAGATCAACGGCGCGGTGGCGGATGCCGCCGGTCGCCTCGGGCGCGAGGCTCCCGTCAACGCCGCGCTGGTCGAGCTCGTGCACGAGGTCGAGCGCACCGACCGGTTCCTGCCCGCGTCGGTGGTGCGGCGGCTGGCGTAG
- a CDS encoding RNB domain-containing ribonuclease gives MPARYEHVTDASDELAAALAAIREELGLGAEFPPEALAEAEAFAAAPRLPEADRSGVGFVTIDPEGSTDLDQALHIERAGDGFEVRYAIADVPAFVEPGGAIDAEARRRGQTMYAPDGRVPLHPPAVSEGAASLLEAQERGAYVWTMRLDASGAVVETALERARVRSREQLTYRQAQARVEAGDAMLGLLREVGELRIALEEAREGASLDMPEEEIAHVDGAYRIERRELLPVERWNAQISLMTGMEAANLQLQAKRGILRTMPRPPESDVARFRKEVRAIGEEWAEGEHYGAFLRRLDRAKPTTLAILQAARRLFRGAGYTVLDERSDASALEQAAIGAPYAHTTAPLRRLVDRYVLAHCEAIANGREIPQWASDGLDGLPEIMAESGRAAGQLERASIDAVEIAMLRSRVGDEFDAVVVETRKEGATIQLIDPPTEAACDTVAEPGERVRVRLVEADLAARRLRFADA, from the coding sequence ATGCCCGCACGCTACGAGCACGTCACCGACGCGAGCGACGAGCTCGCCGCCGCCCTCGCCGCGATCCGCGAGGAGCTCGGCCTGGGCGCCGAGTTCCCGCCCGAGGCGCTCGCCGAGGCCGAGGCCTTCGCCGCGGCGCCGCGCCTGCCGGAGGCCGACCGGTCGGGCGTCGGCTTCGTCACGATCGATCCCGAGGGCTCCACCGACCTCGACCAGGCGCTCCACATCGAGCGCGCCGGCGACGGCTTCGAGGTGCGCTACGCGATCGCCGACGTGCCCGCGTTCGTCGAGCCGGGCGGCGCCATCGACGCCGAGGCGCGCCGACGCGGCCAGACGATGTACGCCCCCGACGGCCGCGTGCCGCTGCACCCGCCGGCGGTCAGCGAGGGTGCGGCGAGCCTGCTCGAGGCGCAGGAGCGCGGCGCCTACGTGTGGACGATGCGGCTGGATGCGTCGGGTGCCGTCGTCGAGACCGCCCTCGAGCGGGCTCGGGTGCGGTCGCGCGAGCAGCTGACCTACCGCCAGGCGCAGGCGCGCGTCGAGGCGGGCGACGCGATGCTGGGGCTGCTCAGGGAGGTCGGCGAGCTGCGCATCGCGCTCGAGGAGGCGCGCGAGGGCGCGAGCCTCGACATGCCCGAGGAGGAGATCGCGCACGTCGACGGCGCGTACCGCATCGAGCGCCGCGAGCTGCTGCCGGTCGAGCGCTGGAACGCGCAGATCTCGCTGATGACCGGCATGGAGGCCGCGAACCTCCAGCTGCAGGCGAAGCGCGGCATCCTGCGGACCATGCCGCGCCCGCCGGAGAGCGACGTCGCGCGGTTCCGCAAGGAGGTGCGGGCCATCGGCGAGGAGTGGGCCGAGGGTGAGCACTACGGCGCCTTCCTGCGCCGCCTCGACCGCGCGAAGCCGACGACGCTCGCGATCCTGCAGGCCGCCCGGCGCCTTTTCCGGGGTGCGGGCTACACCGTGCTGGATGAGCGCTCGGATGCGTCGGCGCTCGAGCAGGCGGCGATCGGGGCCCCGTACGCCCACACCACTGCGCCGCTGCGGCGGCTCGTCGACCGCTACGTGCTCGCGCACTGCGAGGCGATCGCGAACGGCCGCGAGATCCCGCAGTGGGCGAGCGACGGGCTCGACGGCCTGCCCGAGATCATGGCCGAGTCGGGACGCGCCGCGGGCCAGCTCGAGCGCGCCTCGATCGACGCGGTCGAGATCGCGATGCTGCGCTCGCGGGTCGGCGACGAGTTCGACGCCGTGGTCGTCGAGACCCGCAAGGAGGGCGCGACGATCCAGCTGATCGACCCGCCCACCGAGGCGGCCTGCGACACCGTCGCGGAGCCGGGCGAGCGCGTCAGGGTGCGGCTCGTCGAGGCCGACCTGGCGGCGCGCCGGCTCCGCTTCGCGGACGCCTAG
- the rbfA gene encoding 30S ribosome-binding factor RbfA — MGENPRARKIADRIHEITVHALEREVKDPRLGFVTITDVRMTGDLQHASIFYTVYGTDEEREETAKALTSAKGLVRREIGKGISLRLTPTIEFILDALPENAASIEHLLDEARVRDLEAQRAAAAADYAGDADPYKKPRELDED; from the coding sequence ATGGGCGAGAACCCCAGGGCGAGGAAGATCGCCGACCGCATCCACGAGATCACCGTGCACGCGCTCGAGCGCGAGGTGAAGGATCCGCGGCTCGGCTTCGTGACGATCACGGATGTCCGCATGACGGGCGACCTGCAGCACGCGTCGATCTTCTACACCGTGTACGGCACCGACGAAGAGCGCGAGGAGACCGCCAAGGCGCTCACGAGCGCCAAGGGCCTCGTGCGGCGCGAGATCGGCAAGGGCATCTCGCTGCGGCTGACGCCGACGATCGAGTTCATCCTCGACGCGCTGCCCGAGAACGCCGCGTCGATCGAGCACCTGCTCGACGAGGCTCGCGTGCGCGACCTCGAGGCGCAGCGCGCCGCAGCGGCCGCCGACTACGCAGGCGACGCCGACCCGTACAAGAAGCCGCGGGAGCTCGACGAGGACTAG
- a CDS encoding bifunctional riboflavin kinase/FAD synthetase, giving the protein MSAHEQPHSLAERGLGWIDELVSTPSAITIGKFDGVHIGHQRILEQLRALAEPEGLATTVVTFDRNPLEVVRPDRAPLPLVSLAHKIELLEAAGADRVVVIPFTPEAAAQPAREFAELVLFDGLGGRVLLVGDDFRFGHRGSGDAALLRELAEPRGSRVESIGDICFTDGRRVSSTWIREALVLGRIPEANGMLGRRHVLRGDVVRGFQRGRELGFPTANLGAPVEGFIPADGVYAAIAHVDAGTFSAAVSIGDNPTFDGVQAKTVEAFLLDTDLDLYDRPITLELIDFVRPMHRFEGLDQLITQMHRDVEATRRLVAAAAG; this is encoded by the coding sequence ATGAGCGCGCACGAGCAACCCCACAGCCTCGCCGAGCGCGGGCTCGGCTGGATCGACGAGCTGGTCTCGACGCCCTCGGCGATCACGATCGGCAAGTTCGACGGCGTGCACATCGGCCACCAGCGCATCCTCGAGCAGCTGCGGGCGCTCGCCGAGCCCGAAGGGCTCGCGACGACCGTCGTCACCTTCGACCGCAACCCGCTCGAGGTCGTAAGGCCCGACCGCGCGCCGCTGCCGCTCGTGTCGCTCGCACACAAGATCGAGCTGCTCGAGGCCGCCGGTGCCGACCGCGTGGTCGTCATCCCCTTCACGCCCGAGGCCGCCGCGCAGCCCGCGCGCGAGTTCGCCGAGCTGGTGCTCTTCGACGGGCTGGGCGGCCGGGTGCTGCTCGTCGGCGACGACTTCCGCTTCGGGCACCGCGGCTCGGGCGACGCGGCGCTGCTGCGCGAGCTCGCCGAGCCCCGCGGGTCGCGCGTGGAGTCGATCGGCGACATCTGCTTCACCGACGGCCGCCGCGTCTCCTCCACCTGGATCCGCGAGGCGCTGGTGCTCGGCCGCATCCCGGAGGCGAACGGCATGCTGGGCCGTCGCCACGTGCTGCGCGGCGACGTGGTGCGCGGGTTCCAGCGGGGGCGCGAGCTCGGGTTCCCGACCGCCAACCTGGGCGCGCCGGTCGAGGGCTTCATCCCCGCCGACGGCGTCTACGCCGCCATCGCGCACGTCGACGCCGGCACCTTCTCGGCCGCCGTCTCGATCGGCGACAACCCCACGTTCGACGGCGTGCAGGCGAAGACGGTGGAGGCGTTCCTGCTCGACACCGACCTCGACCTCTACGACCGGCCGATCACGCTCGAGCTGATCGACTTCGTGCGCCCGATGCACCGCTTCGAGGGGCTCGACCAGCTGATCACGCAGATGCACCGCGACGTCGAGGCGACCCGCCGGCTCGTGGCCGCCGCCGCCGGCTGA
- the truB gene encoding tRNA pseudouridine(55) synthase TruB yields the protein MPAAASNPDGILLVDKPQGITSHTAVSRARRALGTRKVGHAGTLDPMATGLLILGVGPSTRLLTHMVGLDKTYTATILLGAATTTDDAEGDETSTADASHLTEADLAAPMAALTGDIEQVPSSVSAIKVDGERAYARVRAGEQVELKARPVTVARFEALAFRAGARAEVDVVVDCSSGTYIRALARDLGEALGVGGHLTALRRTRIGPFEVDGAPGADALPESGAEHLLLTPARAASRILPVAELDDERAANLASGRRTVALESESGIVAAVHGERLVGIARVAGRRLMPVTNFPPPAPAAAPASAAATLTPEPTAEQGPEPQP from the coding sequence GTGCCAGCCGCAGCCTCGAACCCCGACGGGATCCTGCTCGTCGACAAGCCGCAGGGCATCACGAGCCACACCGCCGTGAGCCGCGCCCGCCGAGCGCTCGGCACCCGCAAGGTGGGGCACGCGGGCACGCTCGACCCCATGGCCACGGGCCTGCTCATCCTGGGCGTCGGCCCCTCGACGCGGCTGCTGACCCACATGGTCGGCCTCGACAAGACCTACACGGCGACGATCCTGCTGGGCGCCGCGACCACCACCGACGACGCCGAGGGCGACGAGACGTCGACGGCGGATGCGTCCCACCTGACCGAGGCGGACCTCGCGGCCCCGATGGCCGCGCTCACCGGCGACATCGAGCAGGTGCCGTCGAGCGTCAGCGCCATCAAGGTCGACGGCGAGCGCGCCTACGCGCGGGTGCGGGCGGGGGAGCAGGTCGAGCTCAAGGCCCGCCCCGTCACGGTCGCGCGCTTCGAGGCGCTCGCGTTCCGCGCGGGCGCCCGCGCCGAGGTCGACGTGGTGGTCGACTGCTCGAGCGGCACCTACATCCGCGCGCTCGCCCGCGACCTGGGCGAGGCGCTGGGCGTCGGAGGGCACCTGACGGCGCTGCGGCGCACCCGCATCGGCCCGTTCGAGGTCGACGGGGCACCGGGGGCGGATGCGCTGCCCGAGTCGGGTGCGGAGCACCTGCTGCTGACGCCCGCCCGAGCCGCCTCGCGCATCCTGCCGGTCGCCGAGCTCGACGACGAGCGGGCCGCGAACCTCGCCAGCGGCCGCCGCACGGTGGCGCTCGAGAGCGAGTCGGGCATCGTCGCCGCCGTGCACGGCGAGCGGCTCGTCGGCATCGCACGGGTCGCCGGGCGCCGTCTCATGCCGGTGACGAACTTCCCGCCACCCGCGCCGGCGGCGGCGCCCGCGAGCGCGGCCGCGACGCTGACGCCCGAGCCGACGGCCGAGCAGGGCCCGGAGCCGCAGCCGTGA
- a CDS encoding uridine kinase, giving the protein MVDSALLMKAASWTPEQKALYTDLVAQILRRNPRGRRLIAVEGRDGVGKTRFADALQVAFARAGVEAFRASADDFHRPQAFRYRQGRDSAKGYYEDAFDVELLDRVLLQPFRMGGSTGFVTRAFDLATDHPVEREWHTAGPDVVLIVDGVFLQRPALAGKWHGVLWIEADPRVRGERLRARDGAHPDVEHPSHARYRDAHQQYELQANPRGKAAFIVDNSDWRRPQQLFADSC; this is encoded by the coding sequence ATGGTCGACAGCGCGCTCCTCATGAAGGCCGCCTCCTGGACCCCCGAGCAGAAGGCGCTCTACACCGACCTCGTCGCGCAGATCCTGCGCCGCAACCCGCGCGGCCGCAGGCTCATCGCCGTCGAGGGCCGTGACGGCGTCGGCAAGACGAGGTTCGCGGATGCCCTCCAGGTCGCATTCGCGCGCGCGGGCGTCGAGGCGTTCCGCGCGAGCGCCGACGACTTCCATCGGCCGCAGGCGTTCCGCTACCGGCAGGGGCGTGACTCGGCCAAGGGCTACTACGAGGATGCGTTCGACGTCGAGCTGCTCGACCGCGTGCTGCTGCAGCCGTTCCGCATGGGCGGCTCGACCGGCTTCGTGACACGCGCCTTCGACCTCGCCACCGACCACCCGGTCGAGAGGGAGTGGCACACCGCGGGGCCGGATGTCGTGCTCATCGTCGACGGCGTCTTCCTGCAGCGTCCCGCGCTGGCGGGCAAGTGGCACGGGGTGCTCTGGATCGAGGCCGACCCGCGGGTGCGGGGTGAGCGCCTGCGCGCCCGTGACGGCGCGCATCCGGATGTCGAGCATCCGTCGCACGCCCGCTACCGCGACGCCCACCAGCAGTACGAGCTGCAGGCCAACCCGCGCGGCAAGGCCGCGTTCATCGTCGACAACAGCGACTGGCGGCGGCCGCAGCAGCTGTTCGCCGACTCCTGCTGA
- the deoC gene encoding deoxyribose-phosphate aldolase, whose protein sequence is MTTPSAALAPAERAVQLLGSDLSEVALRRHLEGLPTVDAVGLEARAAALGTRSIKTTSKAKALDLTIRMIDLTTLQGNDTRGKVRSLVAKALVPDASDPSTPRPAAVCVYGDMVGNAVEALGSAWSAGKDSGINVAAVATAFPSGRASVEVKLQDTRDAVAAGADEIDMVIDRGAFLEGNYGKVFDEIVLTKEACRRDDGSYAHLKVILETGELVTYDNVRRASWLSILAGGDFIKTSTGKVQPAATLPVTLLMLQVVRDWERLTGERIGVKPAGGISTAKDAMKYLVTVAETCGEAWLDPHLFRFGASSLLNDVLLQRQKLTTGRYSGPDYVTID, encoded by the coding sequence GTGACCACACCCAGCGCAGCGCTCGCCCCGGCGGAGCGCGCAGTCCAGCTGCTCGGGAGCGACCTCTCCGAGGTCGCGCTCCGTCGCCACCTCGAGGGTCTGCCGACCGTCGACGCCGTGGGCCTCGAGGCCCGCGCCGCCGCGCTCGGCACCCGCTCGATCAAGACCACCTCGAAGGCGAAGGCCCTCGATCTCACCATCCGCATGATCGACCTGACGACCCTGCAGGGCAACGACACCCGCGGCAAGGTGCGCTCGCTGGTCGCGAAGGCCCTCGTGCCCGACGCATCCGACCCCTCGACGCCCCGGCCCGCAGCCGTCTGCGTCTACGGCGACATGGTGGGCAACGCCGTCGAGGCGCTCGGCTCCGCCTGGAGCGCCGGCAAGGACAGCGGCATCAACGTCGCCGCCGTCGCCACCGCGTTCCCCTCCGGTCGCGCGAGCGTCGAGGTGAAGCTGCAGGACACCCGCGACGCCGTCGCCGCCGGTGCTGACGAGATCGACATGGTCATCGACCGCGGCGCCTTCCTCGAGGGCAACTACGGCAAGGTCTTCGACGAGATCGTGCTGACCAAGGAGGCGTGCCGCCGCGACGACGGCAGCTACGCCCACCTCAAGGTCATCCTCGAGACCGGCGAGCTGGTCACCTACGACAACGTGCGCCGCGCGTCGTGGCTCTCGATCCTCGCGGGCGGCGACTTCATCAAGACCTCCACCGGCAAGGTGCAGCCGGCGGCGACGCTGCCGGTGACGCTGCTCATGCTGCAGGTCGTGCGCGACTGGGAGCGGCTGACGGGGGAGCGCATCGGCGTGAAGCCGGCCGGCGGCATCTCGACCGCGAAGGACGCCATGAAGTACCTCGTCACGGTCGCCGAGACCTGCGGCGAGGCGTGGCTCGACCCGCACCTGTTCCGCTTCGGCGCCTCGAGCCTGCTGAACGACGTGCTGCTGCAGCGCCAGAAGCTCACCACCGGCCGCTACTCCGGCCCCGACTACGTGACGATCGACTGA
- a CDS encoding DUF418 domain-containing protein, which translates to MTSPQHPHPGLPPSASGWAAPPQPVDLAAAATAARGRSLAPDLARGLMLLLIALANVSWWLHGVERGLTNGHPLGAEGADLGWQLFSLVAIDGRSYPLFAFLFGYGIWQLYSRQSAAGTPMREAKRLLQRRHAWMLAFGAVHALLLWFGDIVGAYGLVGLVVTWLLLQRRDRTLQITAWVLAALLLVAGLFGLLGGFLTGALSDDLSMLAVPAVPYPAGESNYLLFMLMSLGTWLVSTVGQAFVLTVPLAVVLGILAARRGLLDRPREHRALLVRIALVGIGTGWAGGALAAAQHAGLLFDPLLSWATIGLSSATGVAGGVGYAALFGLIAAAIGDRRGIVVRALSAVGKRSLSSYLLQSVLFAPVLAAWGLGLGAPLSPLAAAGFAAGVWLVTVVVALVLDLRGRRGPAEALLRRLVYGRRPVAPPTPVA; encoded by the coding sequence GTGACCTCGCCGCAGCATCCGCACCCCGGGCTGCCGCCCTCCGCCTCCGGCTGGGCGGCACCGCCGCAGCCCGTCGACCTCGCCGCTGCCGCGACCGCGGCGCGAGGCCGCAGCCTCGCGCCCGACCTGGCGCGCGGGCTGATGCTGCTGCTCATCGCGCTGGCCAACGTGTCCTGGTGGCTGCACGGCGTCGAGCGCGGCCTCACGAACGGGCACCCGCTCGGCGCCGAGGGCGCCGACCTCGGCTGGCAGCTGTTCTCGCTCGTCGCGATCGACGGCCGCTCCTACCCGCTGTTCGCGTTCCTGTTCGGCTACGGCATCTGGCAGCTGTACAGCCGGCAGTCGGCGGCGGGCACGCCGATGCGGGAGGCGAAGCGGCTGCTGCAGCGCCGACACGCGTGGATGCTCGCCTTCGGCGCCGTGCACGCGCTGCTGCTCTGGTTCGGCGACATCGTGGGCGCCTACGGCCTCGTCGGCCTGGTCGTCACCTGGCTGCTCCTGCAGCGCCGCGACCGCACGCTGCAGATCACCGCCTGGGTGCTCGCCGCCCTGCTGCTCGTCGCCGGCCTGTTCGGGCTGCTCGGCGGCTTCCTGACCGGTGCCCTCAGCGACGACCTCTCCATGCTCGCCGTGCCCGCGGTGCCCTACCCGGCAGGCGAGTCGAACTACCTGCTGTTCATGCTCATGAGCCTGGGGACGTGGCTCGTGTCGACGGTCGGCCAGGCGTTCGTGCTGACCGTGCCGCTGGCGGTCGTGCTCGGCATCCTGGCGGCACGCCGCGGACTGCTCGACCGCCCGCGCGAGCACCGGGCGCTGCTGGTGCGCATCGCGCTCGTCGGCATCGGGACCGGCTGGGCGGGCGGCGCACTGGCCGCGGCGCAGCACGCCGGCCTGCTCTTCGATCCGCTCCTCTCCTGGGCGACCATCGGCCTGTCGAGCGCCACCGGCGTCGCGGGCGGCGTCGGCTACGCCGCCCTGTTCGGGCTGATCGCGGCCGCCATCGGCGACCGTCGCGGCATCGTCGTGCGCGCGCTCAGCGCCGTCGGCAAGCGCTCGCTGTCGAGCTACCTGCTGCAGTCGGTGCTGTTCGCGCCGGTGCTCGCCGCGTGGGGGCTGGGGCTCGGCGCGCCCCTGTCGCCGCTGGCCGCGGCTGGCTTCGCGGCCGGGGTGTGGCTGGTGACGGTCGTGGTCGCGCTCGTGCTCGACCTGCGCGGCAGGCGCGGGCCGGCAGAGGCGCTGCTGCGCCGGCTCGTCTACGGTCGCCGGCCCGTCGCGCCGCCGACGCCCGTCGCCTGA
- a CDS encoding A/G-specific adenine glycosylase, translated as MNDLAEWYRGNARDLPWRRPEFDAWGTLVSEIMLQQTQASRVAVEIDRWLDRWPTPADLADAPTHEVLRQWGTLGYPRRALRLQDAARAIVERHGGEVPRDVADLLALPGIGDYTARAVAVFHFGDRHPVVDTNVRRVVARAVHGQGEAGPAAKRDLADVEALLPATPADASVASIALMELGALVCTARRPDCDACPIAAACAWRAAGYPAYAGRRAPKQGRFAGSDRQARGTVLRALRAVDVPLAEAELAPLWPDPARRERAIASLAADGLLVREAGSLRLPH; from the coding sequence ATGAACGACCTCGCCGAGTGGTATCGCGGCAACGCCCGTGATCTGCCGTGGCGCCGCCCGGAGTTCGACGCCTGGGGCACGCTGGTGAGCGAGATCATGCTGCAGCAGACGCAGGCGTCGCGCGTCGCCGTCGAGATCGACCGCTGGCTCGACCGCTGGCCGACGCCCGCCGATCTCGCCGACGCGCCCACGCACGAGGTGCTGCGCCAGTGGGGCACGCTCGGCTACCCGCGCCGCGCCCTGCGGCTGCAGGACGCCGCGCGCGCGATCGTCGAGCGCCACGGCGGCGAGGTGCCGCGCGACGTCGCCGACCTGCTGGCGCTGCCCGGCATCGGCGACTACACCGCCCGGGCCGTCGCCGTCTTCCACTTCGGCGACCGCCACCCGGTGGTCGACACGAACGTGCGCCGCGTCGTCGCCCGCGCCGTGCACGGGCAGGGAGAGGCGGGCCCGGCCGCCAAGCGCGACCTCGCCGACGTCGAGGCGCTGCTGCCGGCCACCCCGGCCGACGCATCCGTCGCCTCGATCGCGCTGATGGAGCTCGGCGCGCTCGTGTGCACGGCCCGCCGGCCCGACTGCGACGCCTGCCCGATCGCCGCCGCCTGCGCGTGGCGGGCGGCCGGCTACCCGGCGTACGCGGGCCGGCGGGCACCCAAGCAGGGCCGCTTCGCCGGCAGCGACCGGCAGGCGCGCGGCACCGTGCTGCGGGCGCTGCGCGCGGTCGACGTGCCGCTGGCCGAGGCCGAGCTCGCGCCGCTCTGGCCCGACCCGGCCCGGCGCGAGCGGGCGATCGCCTCGCTCGCCGCCGACGGCCTGCTGGTGCGCGAGGCGGGCAGCCTGAGGCTCCCCCACTAG